The following are encoded in a window of Roseimicrobium gellanilyticum genomic DNA:
- a CDS encoding DUF1553 domain-containing protein, which produces MRKLLLGLAVLGTAMGAFADESAPVSYNFQVKPILAEHCLKCHGQDVKQRKADLRLDDRENVLTMKSIVPGKPDESELLKRLVTHDPDDIMPPPKEQRPLTPEQIGIIRRWIEEGATYEKHWAFIPPQKPEMPVLRSYESRVKAPVDAFVLAKLEKGGITPAAEISREDWLRRVTFDLTGLPPTLAELDAFLADTSPEAFEKVTERLLSGEAYGEHMAVAWLDVARYADTYGRHEDHDCLTWPYRDWVVRAFNTNVPYDKFVLWQTAGDMLPGATQDMYLATAFNRLPQQSNEAGSDEEEFRQDIIADRVRTNGITFMGLSLECARCHDHKYDPISTKDYYSIAAFLNNIDECGLYTVYTDSIPAPTMFVYKDKGEEKRHAEVRFEIAAQEMARASLLPTARERFMQWIRSGDAEVAAAKPLVRLEFEEMTEDKKFANLAQPQFPASVRLKSKVMPGRNGNGLHFRGDNHVSIPGAGDWTRTQPFSTSFWIQPMKETARAVIMHHSRAGLDAGSRGYEVIIEDGKPSFALCHFWPGNAIRIRAKQKLPLNQLTHITATYDGSSKAKGLRMYINGVAADCDIVRDNLYKDITYAQVYIDKDKVEDSMLGLAGRKNDNYLTDAIVDDFRLYGCELSPVEARLIAGTGGPVARQEWFEWYLREKDPEWKAQTEALQKLRDEENQLSMKMQEIMVMRELPEAKRRETRILDRGRFDSPTDKVSPDTPASVFAFPPEFPRNRLGYAQWLVDRRNPLTARVFVNRMWQQFFGRGISGTSEDFGIQGELPANPELLDWLAVWFMDNGWDVKALARMLVLSGTYRQSSTPAAPELLIQDPENKLLARGPRVRLTAEQLRDNALAVSGLLDKRLGGEPVKPYQPAGLWEDSGTQHDYVQSTGKDLFRRSVYTFWRRTLPPPSMSVFDAPTREFCKARREKSATPLQALVLFNDPQFLEAARVLAERLVREHPSDDCARAKTAFRLLTAKELDPAACDILVGLVKQARENFTNRRSEADALRRKNGEAAVDDKLDAVEVAATTMLTRALLAYDECVMKP; this is translated from the coding sequence ATGCGAAAACTTCTGCTTGGGCTTGCGGTGCTTGGTACCGCGATGGGAGCCTTCGCGGACGAGTCCGCACCCGTCAGTTACAACTTCCAAGTCAAACCCATCCTCGCCGAGCATTGCCTGAAGTGCCACGGACAGGATGTGAAGCAGCGCAAGGCGGACCTGCGTCTCGATGACAGGGAAAACGTCCTGACGATGAAGTCCATCGTGCCAGGCAAGCCGGACGAGAGCGAATTGCTGAAGCGCCTCGTGACCCATGATCCGGATGACATCATGCCTCCACCCAAGGAGCAGCGACCCCTCACGCCGGAGCAGATTGGCATCATCCGCCGCTGGATTGAAGAGGGTGCCACCTATGAGAAACACTGGGCTTTCATCCCACCCCAGAAGCCCGAGATGCCTGTGCTGCGGAGCTATGAGTCCCGTGTGAAGGCCCCGGTGGATGCCTTCGTGCTGGCGAAGCTGGAGAAAGGGGGCATCACCCCTGCGGCAGAGATCTCCCGGGAGGATTGGTTGCGTCGGGTGACCTTTGATCTCACTGGTCTGCCGCCGACACTGGCGGAGTTGGATGCGTTCCTGGCGGATACATCGCCCGAGGCGTTTGAGAAAGTGACGGAGCGCCTGCTTTCCGGCGAAGCCTACGGTGAGCATATGGCCGTCGCCTGGCTGGATGTGGCGCGGTACGCGGACACCTATGGTCGCCACGAAGATCACGACTGCCTCACCTGGCCCTACCGTGATTGGGTGGTGCGTGCCTTCAATACCAATGTGCCGTATGACAAGTTCGTCCTGTGGCAGACGGCTGGAGACATGTTGCCTGGCGCCACGCAGGACATGTACCTTGCCACGGCCTTCAACCGCCTGCCCCAGCAAAGCAATGAGGCGGGTAGCGATGAGGAAGAGTTTCGCCAGGACATCATCGCGGATCGCGTGCGGACCAATGGCATCACCTTCATGGGCCTCTCCTTGGAGTGCGCGCGCTGCCACGACCACAAGTATGATCCCATCTCCACGAAGGACTACTACAGTATCGCGGCCTTCCTGAACAACATCGACGAGTGCGGCCTCTATACGGTGTACACGGACTCCATCCCCGCGCCTACCATGTTCGTGTACAAGGACAAGGGGGAAGAGAAACGGCACGCGGAAGTGCGTTTTGAGATCGCGGCCCAGGAAATGGCCCGGGCCAGTCTTCTTCCCACTGCACGCGAGCGCTTCATGCAGTGGATTCGCTCCGGTGATGCTGAGGTCGCCGCTGCGAAGCCGCTGGTGAGGCTCGAGTTTGAGGAGATGACGGAGGACAAGAAGTTCGCCAATCTCGCCCAGCCCCAGTTCCCTGCCTCCGTGCGACTGAAGTCGAAGGTCATGCCGGGACGCAATGGAAATGGCCTGCACTTCCGGGGGGATAATCATGTGTCCATCCCGGGAGCAGGCGACTGGACACGCACGCAGCCCTTCAGCACGTCCTTCTGGATTCAGCCCATGAAGGAGACGGCGCGCGCCGTGATCATGCACCATTCGCGCGCCGGCCTTGATGCAGGCTCGCGTGGCTATGAGGTCATCATCGAGGACGGAAAGCCCTCCTTTGCGCTTTGCCATTTCTGGCCGGGCAATGCCATCCGCATTCGCGCGAAACAAAAGCTGCCCCTCAACCAGCTCACGCACATCACCGCGACGTACGATGGGTCAAGCAAGGCGAAAGGCCTGCGCATGTACATCAATGGGGTCGCCGCGGATTGTGACATCGTGCGGGACAATCTTTACAAGGACATCACCTACGCGCAGGTCTACATCGACAAGGACAAGGTGGAAGACTCGATGCTCGGTCTCGCCGGGCGCAAGAATGACAACTACCTCACGGACGCCATTGTCGATGACTTCCGCCTGTACGGCTGTGAATTGTCGCCGGTCGAGGCGCGCTTGATTGCCGGCACCGGCGGTCCCGTAGCGCGTCAGGAGTGGTTCGAGTGGTACTTGCGCGAGAAGGATCCGGAATGGAAGGCCCAGACGGAAGCGCTGCAAAAGCTGCGTGATGAGGAGAATCAGCTCTCCATGAAGATGCAGGAGATCATGGTCATGCGTGAGCTTCCTGAGGCGAAGCGCCGTGAGACACGCATCCTCGATCGTGGCCGCTTCGACTCTCCGACGGACAAGGTCAGTCCGGACACGCCGGCCAGTGTGTTCGCTTTCCCGCCGGAATTTCCGCGGAATCGACTGGGCTATGCGCAGTGGCTGGTGGACCGGCGCAACCCTCTGACAGCGCGTGTGTTTGTGAACCGCATGTGGCAGCAGTTCTTTGGTCGTGGTATTTCGGGCACGAGTGAGGACTTCGGCATTCAAGGGGAACTGCCCGCGAATCCTGAGCTGCTTGACTGGCTGGCAGTCTGGTTCATGGATAATGGCTGGGATGTGAAAGCCCTGGCCCGCATGCTGGTGCTCAGTGGCACCTACCGGCAGTCCAGCACTCCGGCTGCTCCTGAACTGCTCATCCAGGATCCGGAGAACAAGCTGCTAGCCCGTGGACCACGGGTGCGTCTGACAGCTGAGCAGCTTCGTGACAATGCACTGGCTGTTTCCGGACTGCTCGACAAGCGCCTCGGTGGTGAGCCGGTGAAGCCCTACCAGCCGGCGGGCCTGTGGGAGGACTCCGGCACCCAACACGACTACGTGCAGAGTACGGGCAAGGATCTCTTCCGCCGCAGTGTGTATACCTTCTGGAGGCGCACGCTGCCGCCGCCCTCGATGTCGGTGTTCGATGCGCCCACGCGTGAATTCTGCAAGGCACGCCGTGAGAAGAGCGCTACGCCGCTGCAAGCCCTGGTGCTCTTCAATGATCCCCAGTTCCTCGAGGCCGCCCGTGTGCTTGCGGAAAGACTCGTGCGCGAACATCCCAGCGATGACTGTGCCCGTGCGAAGACCGCCTTCCGCTTGCTCACCGCAAAGGAACTGGACCCTGCCGCTTGCGATATTCTCGTAGGACTCGTCAAACAGGCGCGTGAGAATTTCACCAACCGCCGCAGCGAGGCCGATGCCCTGCGTCGCAAGAATGGTGAGGCAGCCGTGGATGACAAGTTGGACGCCGTTGAAGTCGCCGCCACCACCATGCTCACCCGGGCTCTGCTGGCCTACGATGAGTGTGTGATGAAACCGTGA
- a CDS encoding glycosyltransferase family 39 protein encodes MPRLRSLFTPLNFGRLILLGVLLFSAEQLDEMRPPWKSAWARHRAEGKEPTFNEHLSTGLWYGAAARVGLCGLLLVVSLGWGVKREPGSGTTFMLGKKTDPQLSPQVFGVVLGVIVLGALAMRLPRMDHSFWGDEAHAVGAYIHGNFRPVDKTQLDGPLFFEQPTWEQTFFSARHGANNHVVFSATSRLCLNLWQKITGQPHTAFTEWIIRLPVLIAGLGALITMALLLKRWGAPLPGLMTAAFLTMHPWHVRYGVEARGYAFMLLFVPAFLICLTNALEKNRWRDWLAVALMEFLIMYSWAGVMYALAMVNVAAAALMLMRRDRLPLLIRWLTANLLAAAVFVSLYLPHVPQIESARRRLLWLKGLPMDKVWFHNLLTQPFTGISYHEQYATNPHELSWERLLSQSPVLTGVGFVVLFGAFTLGFFVMWRRSKPVALVVTSVLSAAIICTLHFKYILEDELRPWYLIFTLPFLAMCVALGWLEAACFCARCVPQRWRNMTFANTMIALVLLMSASLWPANASLVSMAEENYKGAVAATIARHEPFSPDATSGVLTVWLWRFSALYDPRGESRARDLATVQPYMERALQTGKELYVIVGFRDLAQLKSADILAVLEDTARFERTATFHSRESLHSLDVYRMKRP; translated from the coding sequence ATGCCCCGCCTCCGCTCTCTGTTTACCCCCCTGAATTTTGGGCGCCTGATCCTCTTGGGAGTGCTGCTATTTTCTGCGGAACAACTCGACGAAATGCGCCCGCCGTGGAAATCCGCGTGGGCCCGCCACCGCGCGGAAGGCAAGGAACCGACCTTCAACGAGCATCTCTCGACCGGCCTCTGGTACGGCGCTGCAGCGCGGGTGGGCCTGTGCGGCCTGCTGCTGGTGGTCTCTCTGGGGTGGGGAGTGAAAAGGGAGCCCGGCAGCGGAACGACGTTCATGCTGGGAAAAAAGACGGATCCCCAGCTGTCCCCACAAGTCTTTGGCGTAGTGCTTGGAGTCATTGTGCTCGGCGCTCTGGCCATGCGGCTTCCCAGAATGGACCACTCCTTCTGGGGAGATGAGGCCCATGCCGTGGGAGCGTACATCCACGGGAACTTCCGCCCGGTGGACAAAACCCAGCTCGATGGCCCCCTGTTTTTTGAGCAACCCACTTGGGAGCAAACCTTCTTCAGCGCCCGCCATGGGGCGAACAATCACGTGGTCTTCAGCGCCACGAGCCGCTTGTGCCTGAATCTCTGGCAGAAAATCACCGGCCAGCCACACACTGCTTTCACGGAGTGGATCATCCGGTTGCCTGTTCTGATCGCAGGACTGGGTGCCTTGATCACCATGGCTCTGCTCCTCAAGAGGTGGGGGGCTCCCTTGCCGGGACTGATGACCGCCGCATTCCTCACGATGCATCCGTGGCATGTGCGCTATGGCGTGGAGGCACGTGGTTATGCCTTCATGCTGCTCTTCGTACCGGCGTTTCTCATTTGTCTGACGAATGCCCTGGAGAAAAATCGCTGGCGGGACTGGCTGGCGGTGGCGCTGATGGAGTTCCTCATCATGTACTCATGGGCGGGCGTCATGTATGCGCTGGCGATGGTGAATGTGGCGGCCGCAGCCCTCATGCTGATGCGCCGGGACCGTCTGCCACTCCTGATACGGTGGCTCACCGCGAACCTGCTGGCAGCAGCGGTCTTCGTTTCCCTGTATCTTCCCCACGTGCCGCAGATCGAAAGTGCGCGACGACGCCTTCTCTGGCTCAAGGGGCTGCCAATGGACAAGGTGTGGTTCCACAATCTGCTCACGCAGCCCTTCACCGGCATTTCATATCATGAGCAGTATGCCACCAATCCACATGAGCTGAGCTGGGAACGTCTGCTGTCCCAATCTCCCGTACTCACGGGCGTCGGATTCGTGGTCTTGTTTGGCGCATTCACACTGGGTTTCTTTGTCATGTGGCGACGTAGCAAGCCGGTGGCGTTGGTGGTGACCAGTGTGCTCTCTGCCGCGATTATCTGCACACTCCACTTCAAATACATCCTCGAGGACGAACTGCGCCCCTGGTACCTCATCTTCACCCTCCCCTTCCTCGCCATGTGTGTGGCTTTGGGCTGGCTGGAAGCAGCATGCTTCTGTGCGCGATGCGTGCCCCAACGATGGAGGAACATGACTTTCGCAAACACGATGATTGCGCTGGTCCTGCTGATGAGCGCGTCCCTGTGGCCTGCAAATGCAAGCCTGGTCTCAATGGCGGAGGAAAACTACAAGGGCGCCGTGGCAGCCACCATCGCGCGTCATGAACCCTTCTCTCCCGATGCCACCTCCGGCGTGTTGACCGTCTGGCTCTGGCGCTTCTCAGCGCTCTACGATCCGCGCGGAGAAAGCCGCGCCCGCGACCTCGCCACCGTGCAGCCCTATATGGAGAGGGCACTCCAAACAGGCAAGGAACTGTATGTCATCGTGGGCTTCCGTGATCTGGCCCAACTCAAAAGCGCGGACATCCTTGCGGTGTTGGAAGACACCGCCCGCTTCGAGCGCACCGCAACCTTCCACTCACGTGAATCCCTGCACTCACTGGATGTGTACCGCATGAAACGGCCGTGA